From Chlorocebus sabaeus isolate Y175 chromosome 15, mChlSab1.0.hap1, whole genome shotgun sequence, the proteins below share one genomic window:
- the SEC62 gene encoding translocation protein SEC62: MAERRRHKKRIQEVGEPSKEEKAVAKYLRFNCPTKSTNMMGHRVDYFIASKAVDCLLDSKWAKAKKGEEALFTTRESVVDYCNRLLKKQFFHRALKVMKMKYDKDIKKEKDKGKAESGKEEDKKSKKENIKDEKTKKEKEKKKDGEKEEPKKEETPGTPKKKETKKKFKLEPHDDQVFLDGNEVYVWIYDPVHFKTFVMGLILVIAVIAATLFPLWPAEMRVGVYYLSVGAGCFVASILLLAVARCILFLIIWLITGGRHHFWFLPNLTADVGFIDSFRPLYTHEYKGPKADLKKDEKSETKKQQKSDSEEKSDSEKKEDEEGKVGPGNHGTEGSGGERHSDTDSDRREDDRSQHSSGNGNDFEMITKEELEQQTDGDCEEEEEEENDGETPKSSHEKS; encoded by the exons ATGGCGGAACGCAGGAGACACAAGAAGCGGATCCAG GAAGTTGGTGAACCGTCTAAAGAAGAGAAGGCTGTGGCCAAGTATCTTCGATTCAACTGTCCAACAAAGTCCACCAATATGATGGGTCACCGGGTTGATTATTTTATTG CTTCAAAAGCAGTGGATTGTCTTTTGGATTCAAAGTGGGCAAAGGccaagaaaggagaggaagctTTATTTACAACCAGGGAGTCTGTGGTTGACTACTGTAACAG GCTTTTAAAGAAGCAGTTTTTTCACCGGGCCCtaaaagtaatgaaaatgaaatatgataaagacataaagaaagaaaaagataaaggaaaagctgaaagtggaaaagaagaggataaaaagagcaagaaagaaaatataaaggatgagaagacaaaaaaagaaaaagagaaaaaaaaagatggtgaaaAGGAAGAACCCAAAAAG GAAGAAACTCCAGGAACTcctaaaaagaaggaaactaagaaaaaattcaaacttGAGCCACATGATGATCAAGTTTTTCTGGATGGAAATGAG GTGTATGTATGGATCTATGACCCAGTTCACTTTAAAACATTTGTCATGGGATTAATTCTTG TGATTGCAGTAATAGCAGCCACCCTCTTTCCCCTTTGGCCAGCAGAAATGAGAGTAGGTGTTTATTACCTCAGTGTGGGTGCAGGCTGTTTTGTAGCCAGTATTCTTCTCCTTGCTGTTG CTCGATGCATTCTATTTCTCATCATTTGGCTCATAACTGGAGGAAGGCACCACTTTTGGTTCTTGCCAAATCTGACTGCTGATGTGGGTTTCATTGACTCCTTCCGGCCTCTGTACACACATGAATACAAAGGACCAAAAGCAGACttaaagaaagatgaaaagtCTGAAACCAAAAAGCAACAGAAGTCCGACAGTGAGGAAAAGTCAGACAGTGAGAAAAAGGAAGATGAGGAGGGGAAAGTAGGACCAGGAAATCATGGAACAGAAGGCTCAGGGGGAGAACGGCATTCAGACACGGACAGTGACAGGAGGGAAGATGATCGATCCCAACACAGTAGTGGAAATGGAAATGATTTTGAAATGATAACAAAAGAGGAACTGGAACAGCAAACAGATGGGGATtgtgaagaggaggaggaagaggaaaatgatGGAGAAACACCTAAATCTTCACATGAAAAATCATAA